Proteins co-encoded in one Listeria ivanovii subsp. ivanovii genomic window:
- a CDS encoding GNAT family N-acetyltransferase, with the protein MKIVAYQAKYRVDILNLWNQTMSADPLSEERFFNTIILDYNFDPELSAVALIDEQVVGFIWSTVRLYPYGKRGLEKERGWIAGLCVDIKQQRGGIGTALVQHAEAKMLEKGVQRITLGAYSPNYLFPGVDVDAYQNALPFFAKCGYEVTGEAVSMERSLFDFTLTDKYLALKKAVETAGFRLICYETNYAEPLIAFLHAHFDGGWSTNVKNSILAGSAKETIFLMLNQSEEIVGYSQRAIDGTPDRFGPFGVRQDLRGYKLGVVLFNEMLFDMKKRGIYHTYFLWTHGKAQQFYEKNGMKVYRSYHLMNKQLAK; encoded by the coding sequence ATGAAAATAGTTGCCTATCAAGCTAAATACCGAGTAGATATCCTTAATTTATGGAATCAAACTATGTCAGCTGATCCACTATCAGAAGAACGTTTTTTCAACACAATTATTCTGGATTACAATTTTGATCCTGAACTATCTGCTGTTGCGTTAATTGATGAACAGGTTGTTGGTTTTATCTGGAGCACAGTGCGTCTTTATCCTTATGGAAAACGCGGATTAGAAAAAGAGCGTGGTTGGATTGCAGGACTATGTGTTGATATAAAACAACAACGCGGTGGAATTGGAACCGCTCTTGTCCAACATGCCGAAGCCAAAATGCTTGAAAAGGGAGTACAGAGAATTACATTAGGTGCCTACAGTCCTAATTATTTATTTCCTGGTGTAGATGTTGATGCCTATCAAAACGCTCTCCCCTTTTTCGCTAAATGTGGTTATGAAGTCACTGGTGAAGCTGTTTCAATGGAACGTAGCTTATTTGATTTTACTTTAACAGATAAATATTTAGCACTTAAAAAAGCTGTTGAGACAGCTGGATTTAGATTAATCTGTTATGAAACTAACTATGCAGAACCATTAATTGCCTTTTTGCATGCGCATTTTGATGGTGGTTGGTCTACCAATGTAAAAAATAGTATTCTGGCTGGCAGTGCAAAGGAAACAATATTCCTTATGCTTAATCAGTCAGAGGAAATCGTTGGTTATTCGCAACGTGCAATAGATGGAACTCCGGATAGGTTTGGTCCTTTTGGTGTAAGACAAGATCTTCGGGGTTACAAACTAGGCGTTGTTTTATTCAATGAAATGCTGTTTGATATGAAAAAACGTGGTATTTACCATACTTATTTTCTGTGGACCCATGGAAAAGCACAACAATTTTATGAAAAAAATGGCATGAAAGTTTATCGTTCTTATCATTTAATGAATAAACAATTAGCAAAATAG
- a CDS encoding matrixin family metalloprotease: MKQNKQRIKLITVITIALCFSLIGLGNVHAAVLKNGAAFSFKLSDTKGKFNNGATISSHKKAFDTAFSKINATSSKINLVRSGNSQIIRTRSTNRTDEWYGRMQGDSKGSILTINKYTTSRDKFTQANYNKTALHEMGHAFGMKHQRDNRSSSVMKSGKYSYNDYTTLDKNSLKYKYGK; the protein is encoded by the coding sequence GTGAAACAAAATAAGCAAAGGATAAAACTAATTACAGTGATTACAATTGCATTATGTTTCTCTTTAATTGGATTAGGAAATGTACATGCAGCAGTTTTAAAGAATGGAGCAGCATTTAGTTTTAAGCTTAGTGATACAAAAGGAAAATTTAACAACGGTGCCACTATCAGTTCACATAAAAAAGCATTTGATACTGCATTTTCCAAAATAAATGCAACATCTTCCAAAATTAATCTTGTAAGGAGTGGAAATAGCCAAATTATTCGTACCCGATCAACAAATAGAACGGATGAATGGTACGGACGGATGCAAGGTGATTCAAAAGGAAGCATTTTGACTATTAATAAATACACGACCTCTCGAGATAAATTCACCCAGGCTAATTATAATAAAACAGCATTGCACGAAATGGGACATGCGTTTGGTATGAAACATCAACGTGACAATAGAAGTAGCAGTGTCATGAAGTCAGGAAAATATAGTTACAATGATTATACTACTTTAGACAAAAATAGTTTAAAATACAAATACGGAAAGTGA
- a CDS encoding MupG family TIM beta-alpha barrel fold protein, giving the protein MRGFSVYLPNVNYNYIETMLQAGWEHVFTSLHVPEHTIDRQSVIELFAYVSANNGKMIVDVSPLTRKILQLDSYADLAKFGVQNIRLDDGFSMEEILQLQQDFTLIFNASVLTEIDLKNYQAAGVHLDSAAVMHNFYPHEYTGLSEAYTIQKNQLFHKFGLRTQGFIAGDSKKRGPIFEGLPTVELLRATSPSIAYIFMSEHLGFDDVFIGDYKISNQQRQAIDIFEIEHVLTLQCTAFSDEIDQYLNRPLSIRKDLSEHVIRFFGTRATENEQILPKNTIERPVGSITLDNQLYGRYAGELQIVKLPLPADKRVNVISSVICSDMKALSFISANTPIYLTLKERE; this is encoded by the coding sequence TTGCGTGGCTTTTCCGTATATTTACCCAATGTCAACTATAACTATATAGAAACAATGCTTCAAGCAGGCTGGGAACATGTCTTTACTTCTCTTCATGTCCCTGAACATACAATAGATCGGCAAAGTGTAATCGAACTATTTGCTTATGTTTCCGCAAATAATGGAAAAATGATTGTTGATGTCTCCCCTTTAACGAGGAAAATTTTACAGCTTGATTCTTATGCAGACTTAGCCAAATTCGGTGTTCAAAATATCCGCTTAGATGATGGCTTTTCTATGGAGGAGATTTTACAGTTACAACAAGATTTCACACTTATATTTAATGCATCTGTCTTAACAGAAATAGATTTAAAAAACTATCAAGCAGCTGGTGTTCACTTGGATTCAGCAGCAGTTATGCATAATTTTTATCCACATGAATATACGGGGTTAAGTGAAGCCTATACGATTCAAAAAAATCAACTATTTCATAAATTCGGGTTACGAACACAAGGTTTTATTGCTGGAGATAGTAAAAAGCGTGGTCCTATTTTTGAAGGATTACCAACCGTTGAACTGCTTAGAGCCACTTCTCCAAGTATCGCTTATATTTTTATGAGTGAGCATTTAGGTTTTGATGATGTTTTTATTGGCGACTACAAAATCAGCAACCAACAAAGACAAGCCATTGACATTTTTGAAATTGAGCATGTTTTGACGTTACAGTGTACAGCATTTAGCGATGAAATTGACCAATATTTAAATAGACCACTTTCCATCAGAAAAGACTTATCTGAACATGTTATTCGTTTTTTTGGTACACGAGCTACTGAAAACGAGCAAATTTTACCTAAAAACACAATAGAACGGCCTGTTGGTAGCATCACCCTTGATAATCAACTTTATGGTCGTTATGCTGGGGAACTTCAAATCGTTAAGCTACCTCTTCCCGCCGATAAGCGAGTCAACGTTATTAGTTCTGTTATTTGCTCAGATATGAAAGCGTTGTCTTTTATATCTGCTAATACACCTATTTATTTAACTTTAAAGGAAAGGGAGTAA
- the tsf gene encoding translation elongation factor Ts, with protein sequence MANITAQMVKELREKTGAGMMDCKKALVETEGDMEKAIDYLREKGIAKAAKKSDRIASEGMTHVISNEKHAVVLEVNAETDFVAKNDNFQQLVDALAKQILAVRPDSLEDALKTEMPNGQSVQDYITEAITKIGENISLRRFEVKEKADNSAFGEYIHMNGRIGVLTLLEGTTDTTVAKDVAMHIAAINPKYISREDVSSEEVAHEKEVLTQQALNEGKPANIVEKMVEGRLKKYLSEISLEDQPFVKNPDITVGEYVKQSGGKVVSFVRFEVGEGIEKKEDNFVEEVMSQVKK encoded by the coding sequence ATGGCTAATATTACAGCTCAAATGGTAAAAGAATTACGTGAAAAAACTGGTGCTGGTATGATGGATTGTAAAAAAGCGCTTGTAGAAACTGAAGGAGATATGGAAAAAGCAATCGACTATCTTCGTGAAAAAGGAATCGCTAAAGCTGCGAAAAAATCCGATCGTATCGCTTCTGAAGGTATGACTCATGTTATCAGTAATGAAAAACATGCCGTAGTACTAGAAGTAAATGCTGAAACAGATTTCGTTGCTAAAAACGATAACTTCCAACAATTAGTTGACGCACTTGCTAAACAAATTCTTGCAGTACGTCCAGATAGCTTAGAAGATGCGCTTAAAACAGAAATGCCAAATGGCCAATCTGTTCAAGATTACATCACAGAAGCAATCACAAAAATTGGTGAAAATATTTCCCTTCGTCGTTTTGAAGTAAAAGAAAAAGCGGACAACTCTGCTTTTGGTGAATACATCCACATGAACGGACGTATTGGCGTTCTTACACTTCTTGAAGGAACAACGGACACAACTGTTGCAAAAGATGTAGCTATGCATATCGCTGCAATTAACCCTAAATACATTTCTCGTGAAGACGTTTCTAGCGAAGAAGTAGCTCACGAAAAAGAAGTTTTAACGCAACAAGCATTAAACGAAGGCAAACCAGCTAATATCGTTGAAAAAATGGTAGAAGGCCGTTTGAAAAAATATCTAAGCGAAATTTCCTTAGAAGATCAACCTTTCGTTAAAAACCCAGACATCACTGTTGGTGAATATGTGAAACAAAGCGGCGGCAAAGTAGTATCGTTCGTACGTTTCGAAGTAGGCGAAGGAATTGAGAAAAAAGAAGATAACTTTGTTGAAGAAGTAATGAGCCAAGTGAAAAAATAA
- a CDS encoding N-acetylmuramoyl-L-alanine amidase, with protein sequence MINGFGKSLSERIKYANSENVVAVLEFHANSGGEQGAETLYCNGITSAKEDAIVVARAGAIKGLKNRGIKGDTTTRHGRLGIVHDTKAPALLHEQTFLER encoded by the coding sequence GTGATTAACGGATTCGGGAAATCTTTATCAGAGCGTATTAAATACGCAAATAGCGAGAACGTTGTAGCTGTACTAGAATTCCATGCAAACTCTGGCGGCGAACAAGGGGCGGAAACGTTATATTGCAATGGTATTACATCAGCAAAAGAAGACGCGATTGTTGTCGCTAGAGCTGGTGCAATCAAAGGTCTAAAAAACAGAGGCATAAAAGGTGACACTACTACTCGACATGGTCGTTTGGGAATTGTACATGATACCAAAGCACCAGCGCTCTTACACGAGCAAACCTTCCTGGAGCGATAA
- a CDS encoding matrixin family metalloprotease: MKKICTLLFIFICVWSVLIPGKEAQAVAKINSWDLVDSTKHLDYSGNSKYMSFIRTGANTWNAYKKGVIRPASAKNKSDVYCSDISANNNINATTYSNRKITFNKKNMDKKNNAGKQNVATHELGHGLRLGHNASSDIMYQYSTSKTSLSKNDKQSYDAAYKKY; encoded by the coding sequence ATGAAAAAAATTTGTACCTTGTTATTTATCTTTATCTGCGTCTGGTCTGTCCTAATTCCAGGCAAAGAAGCACAAGCAGTTGCCAAAATTAATAGTTGGGATTTAGTAGATTCGACGAAACACTTGGATTACTCGGGGAATTCGAAATATATGTCCTTTATAAGAACGGGAGCAAACACTTGGAATGCTTACAAAAAAGGTGTGATTCGCCCAGCTTCTGCAAAAAACAAATCGGATGTATACTGCAGTGACATATCTGCTAATAACAATATCAACGCAACAACCTACAGTAATAGAAAAATCACTTTCAACAAAAAAAATATGGATAAGAAAAATAATGCAGGAAAACAAAATGTTGCTACACACGAGCTAGGGCACGGGTTACGACTTGGGCATAACGCTTCGTCAGATATAATGTACCAATATAGTACTTCTAAAACATCTTTATCCAAAAATGATAAACAATCATATGATGCTGCATATAAAAAATATTAA
- a CDS encoding phage holin: MKINWGVRFKNPVWVIALLGGLFLIIQSVQYIFGVDWDYNDLMNRLITVITSIFALIGIIQDPTTANLNDSERVQKYIEPRKDE, from the coding sequence ATGAAAATTAATTGGGGAGTCCGTTTCAAAAATCCTGTTTGGGTGATTGCTCTATTGGGCGGTCTTTTTTTAATTATCCAATCCGTGCAATACATTTTTGGAGTTGACTGGGATTACAACGATTTGATGAATAGACTAATTACTGTTATAACATCTATCTTTGCGCTTATCGGAATAATTCAAGATCCGACGACAGCTAATTTAAATGATAGTGAAAGAGTTCAAAAATACATCGAACCAAGAAAGGATGAGTAA
- a CDS encoding MurR/RpiR family transcriptional regulator produces the protein MQTGSVTSRIEGILNSLPKSEKKIGTTILKEPEWVVRASIQALADKADTSGAAVIRFCRSLNFPGFPELKRQLSVELSKSQRTGYYDIEPGDSFFSIKEKLVSNMVQTANDTAALLEEEIYDTACKLLDSAEAIYVYGVGASWPVAEDFAQKWLRLGKFVLAIQDTHVLATALSTYQKKAIFIGISNSGETSSVIQLAQQAKANQITVISLTRFGANNLKSLADLALETARAPEAELRSSATSSRQAQLLTIDILYYFYATKHYTEVIPQIKKSREATDLFRNL, from the coding sequence ATGCAGACAGGTAGTGTGACGAGTCGGATAGAAGGAATACTTAATTCTTTACCAAAATCAGAGAAAAAAATCGGTACGACTATTTTAAAAGAACCAGAATGGGTGGTTCGTGCCTCCATTCAGGCTTTAGCAGATAAAGCAGATACTAGTGGCGCTGCAGTTATTCGCTTTTGCCGCTCGCTTAATTTTCCGGGTTTTCCCGAGTTAAAACGACAACTTTCGGTAGAGCTTTCTAAATCACAACGAACAGGTTACTACGATATTGAGCCAGGCGATTCTTTTTTTTCTATTAAGGAAAAGCTTGTCTCCAATATGGTTCAAACTGCCAATGATACGGCCGCTCTTTTAGAAGAAGAGATTTATGATACGGCTTGCAAACTCCTCGACTCTGCTGAAGCTATCTATGTTTATGGTGTCGGTGCTTCTTGGCCAGTAGCGGAGGATTTTGCGCAGAAATGGTTACGTTTAGGAAAATTTGTTTTAGCCATTCAGGATACCCATGTCCTTGCTACTGCCCTTTCGACTTATCAAAAAAAAGCGATTTTTATAGGTATTTCTAATAGTGGTGAAACATCTTCGGTCATTCAACTTGCACAACAAGCAAAAGCCAACCAGATTACAGTTATTAGTTTGACTCGCTTTGGTGCAAATAATTTAAAATCACTTGCTGACTTAGCACTTGAAACAGCTAGAGCCCCTGAGGCTGAGCTTAGAAGTTCTGCAACAAGTTCCAGACAAGCACAACTTTTGACTATTGATATTTTATACTATTTCTATGCAACCAAACATTACACAGAAGTCATTCCTCAAATTAAAAAATCTCGAGAAGCAACAGACCTTTTCCGAAATCTGTAA
- a CDS encoding PTS sugar transporter subunit IIC, with the protein MEKIIHFIEQKLAPPLIRISQIRYLDATQKAFMAFMPYLLISSLFVLIASLPIPGWTDFVAPFADKLWGAVNATLGVISIGIAVALGYHLGDYYHQRDSRVDKLSTALLSLISFLTLFPIVTMKDGGLYMSSAYFGSTGIFAALIVGIISVEFYRLIIKANITIKMPKEVPSMVSQAFTSVIPAAIIVVFWWLISQVGSIDIPGLIMQSFAPLISAGTTAVSQFIAFVIDRLLWFVGIHGSNVVSSVMSPVWTNMITDNMTSFQNGSTVPYLFTEQWSNYFVRVSMVPLVVLMLLSKVSRYKTLGKLSFAPALFNIAEPVMFGLPIVLNPIMFIPWVVGYSFIWILTYVFTAVMHLIPPVVAMVPWTVPGPIAAYLGTGGSITATIISVLNYVIMFFIWLPFFKVLERQELKVEAVNAKTLEATGEKTK; encoded by the coding sequence ATGGAAAAAATTATTCACTTTATTGAACAGAAACTCGCTCCACCACTAATTAGAATTTCTCAAATCCGCTATCTTGATGCTACGCAAAAAGCATTCATGGCCTTTATGCCTTATTTATTAATTAGTTCACTGTTTGTCTTAATTGCTTCATTACCAATTCCTGGTTGGACTGATTTTGTCGCTCCATTTGCAGATAAACTTTGGGGGGCTGTAAATGCGACTCTTGGGGTTATTTCGATTGGTATTGCAGTAGCACTCGGTTATCACCTTGGAGACTACTATCATCAAAGAGATTCACGTGTGGATAAACTTTCAACTGCATTATTATCTTTAATTAGCTTTTTGACACTCTTTCCAATTGTCACAATGAAAGATGGCGGGCTCTATATGAGTTCAGCTTATTTTGGAAGTACAGGTATTTTTGCTGCACTGATTGTCGGAATTATTTCAGTGGAATTTTACCGATTAATTATTAAAGCTAATATTACAATCAAAATGCCAAAAGAAGTTCCATCAATGGTTTCGCAAGCATTTACCTCCGTTATTCCAGCTGCCATTATCGTAGTTTTCTGGTGGTTAATTAGTCAGGTTGGCTCGATAGATATTCCAGGACTAATTATGCAATCATTCGCTCCACTTATTAGTGCTGGTACGACGGCTGTTTCACAGTTTATTGCTTTTGTTATTGATCGTCTATTATGGTTTGTCGGAATTCACGGTTCTAATGTAGTTTCTAGTGTTATGTCCCCTGTTTGGACGAACATGATTACAGATAATATGACTAGTTTCCAAAATGGTTCAACTGTTCCATATCTATTCACAGAGCAATGGTCAAATTATTTTGTAAGAGTCTCTATGGTACCACTTGTAGTTTTAATGCTACTTTCTAAAGTTTCACGTTATAAAACGCTTGGAAAATTATCCTTTGCCCCCGCCCTTTTCAATATTGCTGAACCAGTTATGTTCGGGCTACCGATAGTACTTAATCCGATTATGTTTATTCCTTGGGTTGTTGGCTATAGCTTTATTTGGATACTCACTTATGTTTTCACAGCTGTAATGCACTTGATTCCGCCTGTAGTAGCAATGGTTCCTTGGACTGTGCCTGGACCAATTGCCGCTTATCTTGGAACTGGTGGTAGTATTACCGCAACGATAATTAGTGTTTTAAATTATGTTATTATGTTCTTCATCTGGTTGCCATTCTTTAAAGTACTTGAAAGACAAGAACTTAAGGTTGAGGCTGTAAATGCAAAAACTTTGGAAGCGACTGGAGAGAAAACTAAATGA
- a CDS encoding matrixin family metalloprotease — MKQKTKILKMLTAIVMALSFILITSDNVYAADLKNNSAFMFKLSDPKSKFNNGATVSSHKKAFDTAFSKINATSSKINLVRSGNGPTIRTRSTNSKESWYGLMEGGAKGSLLSINIRTTSKDKFSQANYNKTALHEMGHALGLKHQSSSTNSLMKQGKYSYGDYTSLDKNNLKYKYGK, encoded by the coding sequence ATGAAACAAAAAACAAAAATTTTAAAAATGCTCACTGCTATTGTCATGGCTTTAAGTTTTATTTTAATTACTTCAGACAATGTCTATGCAGCAGACCTGAAAAACAATTCAGCGTTTATGTTTAAACTTAGTGATCCAAAATCAAAATTTAATAACGGGGCTACGGTTAGTTCTCACAAAAAAGCTTTCGATACTGCTTTTTCAAAGATTAATGCAACCTCCTCCAAAATTAATCTAGTTAGAAGTGGTAATGGTCCAACAATTCGAACTAGATCAACTAATAGTAAAGAGTCTTGGTATGGACTCATGGAAGGTGGTGCAAAAGGGAGCCTTCTTTCTATTAATATTCGTACTACTAGCAAAGATAAATTTTCCCAAGCCAATTATAATAAAACGGCTTTACATGAAATGGGCCATGCATTGGGTCTTAAACACCAATCAAGTAGTACAAATAGTTTAATGAAACAAGGGAAATATTCATACGGAGATTACACAAGTCTTGACAAAAATAATTTAAAATACAAGTATGGAAAGTGA
- a CDS encoding DUF4041 domain-containing protein, producing the protein MQEKKNELQKDLVEIPNQIEMESFGFYKPKYDFASSLGYKEELEEIRLDQKQLVSEKDAILILREWAVDGSLSKGRTFTNRLSKSLVRAFNNECEAAINKVRYSNFLQIEKRINKSYTQLNKINETNMIEISPEFLDLKLQELTLAFEYEQKKQDEKEQLREQREKEREEKALQKEINDKKKVIDKDITHYQKIIDELQQKIMVEDTNKMDIECQINKLQQKINEKEKEKEELDYREAHAQAGYVYIISNIGSFGEDIVKIGVTRRINPLERISELSSASVPFKFDVHALIFSYEAYKLESELHQKFSKYRINKVNNRKEFFKVPIVDLEVELYQYESLTIDFEKTPEAQEYRESLSLIQEVVK; encoded by the coding sequence ATGCAAGAAAAGAAAAATGAATTACAAAAAGATTTAGTTGAAATTCCAAATCAAATTGAAATGGAGTCATTTGGCTTTTACAAACCAAAATATGATTTTGCCAGTTCGTTAGGTTATAAAGAAGAACTAGAAGAAATTAGATTAGATCAGAAACAATTAGTTTCAGAAAAAGATGCTATATTGATACTTCGTGAATGGGCGGTAGATGGTAGCTTATCTAAAGGTAGGACTTTTACAAATCGTTTATCTAAATCTTTAGTTAGAGCGTTTAACAATGAATGCGAAGCGGCGATAAATAAAGTTAGATATTCCAATTTTCTGCAGATAGAAAAAAGAATAAATAAATCTTATACTCAATTAAATAAAATAAATGAAACAAATATGATAGAAATATCTCCAGAATTCTTGGATTTGAAATTACAAGAGCTTACGTTGGCTTTTGAATACGAACAAAAAAAGCAGGATGAGAAGGAGCAATTAAGAGAACAACGAGAGAAAGAGAGAGAAGAGAAAGCCTTGCAAAAAGAGATAAATGATAAAAAGAAAGTTATTGATAAAGATATTACTCACTATCAAAAAATCATTGATGAATTACAGCAAAAAATAATGGTGGAAGATACAAATAAAATGGATATAGAGTGCCAAATTAATAAATTACAACAAAAAATTAATGAGAAAGAAAAAGAGAAAGAAGAACTAGATTATCGTGAAGCACATGCACAGGCAGGTTATGTATATATTATTAGTAACATAGGATCTTTTGGTGAAGATATTGTCAAAATAGGTGTTACACGAAGAATTAATCCACTTGAAAGAATAAGTGAACTAAGTAGCGCTTCAGTTCCTTTCAAATTTGATGTGCATGCATTGATTTTTAGTTATGAAGCTTATAAATTAGAATCAGAATTACATCAAAAATTCTCTAAGTATCGCATAAATAAAGTGAATAACAGAAAAGAATTCTTTAAAGTTCCCATTGTTGATTTAGAAGTGGAACTTTATCAATATGAAAGTTTAACTATTGATTTTGAAAAAACCCCAGAAGCTCAAGAATATCGGGAATCATTATCTCTGATTCAAGAAGTTGTGAAATAA
- the rpsB gene encoding 30S ribosomal protein S2, whose product MPVISMKQLLEAGVHFGHQTRRWNPKMKKYIFTERNGIYIIDLQKTVKKVDEAFNFMREVASDNGTILFVGTKKQAQESVRDEAIRSGQYFVNHRWLGGTLTNFETIQKRIQHLKKIEKMEADGTFEVLPKKEVVLLKKEQEKLERFLGGIKDMKGLPDALFIVDPRKERIAVAEARKLHIPIIGIVDTNCDPDEIDYVIPANDDAIRAVKLLTAKMADAIIEVNQGEELTEAEVAPVEEKATEETTEA is encoded by the coding sequence ATGCCTGTTATTTCAATGAAACAATTATTAGAAGCTGGCGTTCACTTTGGCCACCAAACACGCCGTTGGAACCCAAAAATGAAGAAATATATCTTCACAGAAAGAAATGGTATTTATATCATTGACCTACAAAAAACAGTGAAGAAAGTAGACGAAGCTTTCAACTTCATGCGTGAAGTAGCTAGTGACAACGGTACTATCCTGTTTGTAGGAACTAAAAAACAAGCACAAGAATCCGTTCGCGACGAAGCTATCCGTTCTGGACAATACTTCGTGAATCATCGTTGGTTAGGTGGAACTTTAACTAACTTTGAAACTATTCAAAAACGTATTCAACACCTTAAAAAAATCGAAAAAATGGAAGCTGATGGAACTTTTGAAGTCCTTCCTAAAAAAGAAGTTGTCCTTCTTAAAAAAGAACAAGAAAAATTAGAACGCTTCTTAGGCGGAATCAAAGACATGAAAGGTCTTCCTGATGCACTATTCATCGTTGACCCACGCAAAGAACGTATTGCGGTTGCAGAAGCTCGTAAACTTCATATTCCTATCATCGGTATTGTTGATACAAACTGTGATCCGGATGAAATCGACTACGTAATCCCTGCAAATGATGACGCTATCCGCGCGGTTAAACTTTTAACTGCTAAAATGGCTGACGCTATCATCGAAGTGAATCAAGGGGAAGAGTTAACGGAAGCGGAAGTTGCTCCTGTAGAAGAAAAAGCTACAGAAGAAACTACTGAAGCATAA
- the murQ gene encoding N-acetylmuramic acid 6-phosphate etherase, with amino-acid sequence MLEKLTTEKRNKRTMQLDQLSTEEILAIMNQEDQTVPTTITPLLPVIQKIVDRIVEQMQSGGRLIYIGAGTSGRLGVLDAAECVPTFGTNPQDVISLIAGGKDAFTKVMEGAEDHEEFAEQDLKKIALASKDFIIGISASGRTPYVIGALRYAKKLDCPSAAISCNKDAEISAWADFAIELEVGAEILTGSTRLKAGTAQKLVLNMISTASMIGIGKVYKNLMVDVQPTNKKLEERAKRIIMEATECSLETAAKYYQLADKHVKAAIVMILTGCHLAEAEEKLKLAGGFVRKVI; translated from the coding sequence ATGCTGGAAAAATTAACAACTGAAAAACGAAATAAACGAACGATGCAACTAGATCAACTTAGTACTGAGGAAATTTTGGCCATTATGAATCAAGAAGATCAAACTGTTCCAACGACAATAACGCCACTTCTTCCAGTTATTCAAAAAATAGTTGATAGAATTGTTGAACAAATGCAGAGCGGTGGACGGCTAATTTATATTGGAGCTGGTACTAGTGGACGACTTGGCGTACTGGATGCCGCAGAATGTGTTCCGACGTTTGGAACTAATCCACAAGATGTAATTAGTCTCATTGCTGGCGGGAAAGACGCTTTTACAAAAGTAATGGAAGGTGCAGAGGATCATGAAGAGTTTGCTGAACAAGATTTGAAAAAGATTGCACTTGCAAGTAAAGACTTTATTATTGGTATCTCAGCCAGCGGTCGCACACCTTATGTTATTGGTGCATTACGCTATGCCAAAAAGCTTGATTGCCCGTCTGCAGCAATATCTTGTAACAAAGACGCAGAAATTTCCGCGTGGGCCGATTTCGCTATCGAGCTTGAAGTCGGTGCAGAAATTCTGACTGGTTCCACTAGGCTTAAAGCTGGAACTGCACAAAAGCTTGTGTTAAACATGATTTCCACAGCTTCAATGATTGGTATTGGCAAAGTGTATAAAAATCTAATGGTAGATGTTCAACCAACCAACAAAAAATTAGAGGAACGAGCAAAAAGAATTATTATGGAAGCAACCGAATGTTCTCTTGAAACCGCTGCTAAATACTATCAATTAGCTGATAAACATGTTAAAGCAGCTATAGTGATGATTTTAACTGGTTGTCATTTAGCAGAAGCGGAAGAGAAATTAAAGCTAGCTGGTGGTTTTGTTCGCAAAGTGATTTAA